One Hermetia illucens chromosome 4, iHerIll2.2.curated.20191125, whole genome shotgun sequence DNA segment encodes these proteins:
- the LOC119654795 gene encoding TP53-regulated inhibitor of apoptosis 1-like, with protein sequence MNSIGEECTELKRQYDACFNNWFSEKFLKGQTDDSMCAPIFKVYQECVKKAMKAQNIEFKEIDGDYLKDEFKDTPPGKGS encoded by the exons ATGAACAGCATCGGCGAGGAATGTACTGAATTAAAGCGGCAATACGACGCCTGCTTCAACAACTGGTTCTCGGAGAAGTTCCTCAAGGGGCAAACCGACGACTCTATGTGTGCTCCGATATTTAAAGTCTATCAAGAATGCGTGAAG AAAGCAATGAAAGCGCAGAATATCGAGTTTAAGGAAATCGACGGTGACTACTTAAAAGATGAGTTCAAAGACACACCTCCAGGCAAAGGTAGCTGA